A portion of the Suricata suricatta isolate VVHF042 chromosome 11, meerkat_22Aug2017_6uvM2_HiC, whole genome shotgun sequence genome contains these proteins:
- the TIGD3 gene encoding tigger transposable element-derived protein 3: protein MELSSKKKLHALSLAEKIQVLELLDESKMSQSEVARRFQVSQPQISRICKNKEKLLADWCSGTANRERKRKRESKYSGIDEALLCWYRIARAKAWDVTGPVLLHKAKELADIMGQDFVPSIGWLVRWKRRNNVGFGARHLLAPPFPPEPPPPGPPAPAQPPLSLKDFSPEDVFGCAEVPLLYRAVPGRMGARDRVRVLLCANSRGTEKRRVLVSGLQAAPKCFFGVSGDALPASYHPAPGIPWSEWLAHFDKDMGRQGRQVTLLLAARVVEGVASLPGLHHVRLLLLAADASTPSLPSSVVRAFRTHYRHRLLGKLAAVRSRRAGASLAEAAAGITVLDALHMAAAAWAKVPPQLIGSSFVQEGLAPCKTSPSPAQATSEMSPVPGGLSLEEFSRFVDLEGEEPESGTCKEEAGTEDEEGAGEDGPGPLPTKADALRALGTLRRWLECNGTSPELFEKFYACEEEVERLCGS, encoded by the coding sequence TGAGCAGCAAGAAGAAGCTTCACGCCCTCTCGCTGGCCGAGAAGATCCAGGTGCTGGAACTCCTGGACGAGTCCAAGATGTCCCAGTCGGAGGTGGCCCGGCGCTTCCAGGTCTCCCAGCCCCAGATCTCGCGCATCTGCAAGAATAAGGAGAAGCTGCTGGCGGACTGGTGCAGCGGCACTGCCAACCGGGAGCGCAAGCGCAAGCGGGAGTCCAAGTACAGCGGGATCGACGAGGCCCTGCTCTGCTGGTACCGCATCGCCCGGGCCAAGGCCTGGGACGTGACGGGGCCCGTGCTGCTCCACAAAGCCAAGGAGCTGGCCGACATCATGGGCCAGGATTTCGTGCCCAGCATTGGCTGGCTGGTCCGCTGGAAACGCCGGAACAACGTAGGCTTCGGGGCACGCCACCTGCTTGCGCCTCCGTTCCcccctgagccccctcccccaggccccccggcccctgcccagcctcctctttctcttaaagACTTTTCCCCGGAGGATGTTTTTGGCTGCGCGGAGGTGCCTCTGCTGTACCGGGCAGTGCCCGGCAGGATGGGGGCACGGGACCGGGTGCGGGTGCTGCTGTGTGCCAACAGCAGAGGCACGGAGAAGCGGCGCGTACTGGTCAGTGGGCTCCAGGCCGCGCCGAAGTGCTTCTTCGGGGTCAGCGGTGACGCTCTGCCTGCATCCTACCACCCCGCCCCGGGCATCCCCTGGTCAGAGTGGTTGGCGCACTTCGACAAGGACATGGGGCGGCAAGGCCGACAGGTGACCCTGCTGCTGGCCGCCCGGGTGGTGGAGGGGGTGGCCAGCCTGCCCGGGCTCCACCACGTGCGGCTCCTGCTCCTGGCCGCCGATGCCAGCACGCCTTCGCTGCCCAGCTCTGTGGTCCGGGCCTTCAGGACCCACTACCGCCACCGTCTGTTGGGCAAGCTGGCGGCCGTCCGGAGCAGGAGGGCCGGCGCCTCGCTGGCCGAGGCTGCGGCAGGCATCACGGTGCTGGACGCGCTGCACATGGCGGCGGCAGCCTGGGCCAAGGTGCCCCCCCAGCTCATTGGGAGCAGCTTCGTCCAGGAAGGGCTGGCTCCCTGCAAAACGTCCCCGTCTCCAGCCCAGGCCACCTCGGAGATGTCGCCGGTCCCCGGTGGGCTGAGCCTCGAGGAGTTTTCCCGCTTCGTGGACCTGGAGGGTGAGGAGCCCGAGTCCGGAACGTGCAAGGAGGAGGCGGGCACTGAGGACGAGGAGGGGGCCGGGGAGGATGGCCCGGGGCCCCTGCCCACCAAGGCCGACGCCCTCCGGGCACTGGGCACGCTGAGAAGGTGGCTGGAGTGCAACGGCACCTCCCCGGAGCTCTTCGAGAAATTCTACGCCTGCGAGGAGGAGGTCGAGCGGCTCTGCGGCTCATGA